A part of Hippea maritima DSM 10411 genomic DNA contains:
- a CDS encoding ATP-dependent DNA helicase translates to MRISPKSLDLLKKAGPSSLFKVRFNSEIIEIISNANSPSGDLLMVCEDRFEAVKFVATHSLSVGWFFWFNPLDSSLEAIAKPKIDIDGIFESLFSRDGFEERKEQKQIAKIIFDSLKKSKNAIIEAPTGTGKSLAYLVACVIFSKQKGERVVISTNTINLQHQLVERDIPLLQEIVEFRAVLALGRSNYICKRRVEDILTKGNVFLFENDLYKKIKEFLLNTKTGLKSEFFSIYENVPEDVWRNVESSTLLCAHSKCPYYKNSCFFYKARAELEKADVIVANHHLVLSDSILESARILPDAYAVIFDEAHNIERNATNYYTISVSSDDILRSIDALYTKRKSKAYGLLSNVEGYKNLKELLVNFRVELESTFDGLIQQFVAEQLNIDDSNIKLIYKPVSKILELLNSIILNLKGFLDENKDKDFVDIRGVTSFLSGCADNLGTFLKLNDGFVCWIKRFKKTMHFNITPLDVRSALKGHLYDKLASVIFISATLSVGGELEFFKRSVGVDNAVEFIAESNFDYDKLARLLVVEDVKEPTQKGFDEDAADVILSIAESLKNTNKGVLVLFTSYAMLSSIYKRVYTELKQKGFNTFRQGELDNFELLIRFKKGKGFLFATSSFWEGIDVKGEQLSVVVMVRLPFEVPTTPIEKTRYELLKKQGYNAFLEYALPKAVLKFKQGLGRLIRKADDYGVMVVLDSRLINKSYGRIFLNSVSYIKSKRVRKNEIKDFISDFFANFAL, encoded by the coding sequence ATGCGGATAAGTCCTAAATCTTTGGACCTGCTAAAAAAAGCGGGTCCCTCTTCTCTTTTTAAAGTAAGGTTTAATTCTGAAATTATAGAAATAATATCTAATGCAAATAGCCCAAGTGGCGATCTTTTGATGGTTTGTGAGGATAGATTTGAGGCTGTAAAGTTTGTTGCGACCCATTCTTTATCTGTTGGGTGGTTTTTTTGGTTTAATCCTCTTGATTCAAGTTTAGAGGCTATCGCAAAACCAAAAATCGACATTGATGGAATATTTGAAAGTTTATTTTCAAGAGATGGTTTTGAAGAGAGAAAGGAACAGAAACAAATTGCAAAAATTATTTTTGATAGTTTAAAAAAATCTAAAAATGCCATTATTGAAGCTCCAACCGGCACGGGGAAGAGCCTTGCTTATTTAGTTGCCTGCGTTATTTTTTCAAAACAAAAAGGGGAAAGGGTTGTTATTTCAACAAATACCATAAATTTACAGCATCAGCTTGTAGAGCGTGATATACCACTTCTTCAGGAGATTGTTGAATTTAGAGCTGTGCTCGCTTTGGGGAGGTCTAATTACATTTGCAAAAGAAGGGTTGAGGATATTCTAACTAAAGGGAATGTTTTTTTATTTGAAAACGATTTATATAAGAAGATAAAAGAATTTTTATTGAATACTAAAACCGGGTTGAAATCTGAGTTTTTCTCTATTTATGAAAATGTTCCTGAGGATGTATGGAGAAATGTCGAGAGCTCAACTTTGTTGTGTGCTCATTCAAAGTGTCCTTACTATAAAAACTCTTGTTTTTTCTACAAAGCCAGGGCAGAACTTGAGAAGGCAGATGTAATTGTTGCTAATCATCATTTGGTTTTATCAGATTCTATTTTGGAGAGTGCAAGAATTTTGCCCGACGCCTACGCTGTTATCTTTGATGAGGCGCACAATATAGAAAGGAACGCTACTAACTATTATACTATTAGCGTGAGCTCTGATGATATTTTACGCAGTATTGATGCATTGTATACAAAAAGAAAAAGTAAGGCATATGGTTTACTATCTAATGTTGAGGGTTACAAAAACCTCAAAGAGCTTTTGGTTAACTTCAGGGTTGAACTTGAGTCTACTTTTGATGGCCTTATTCAACAATTTGTAGCTGAACAGCTAAATATAGATGATAGCAATATAAAACTTATCTATAAACCGGTTAGCAAAATTTTGGAGTTGCTGAATAGCATTATTTTAAACCTTAAAGGCTTTTTGGATGAAAATAAAGATAAAGATTTTGTTGATATAAGGGGTGTGACTTCTTTTTTGTCTGGATGTGCTGATAATTTAGGCACTTTTCTTAAACTGAATGATGGTTTTGTCTGTTGGATAAAACGCTTTAAAAAGACAATGCATTTCAATATCACCCCTTTAGATGTTAGGAGTGCTTTAAAAGGGCATCTATACGATAAACTGGCCAGTGTGATATTTATATCTGCTACGCTTTCTGTAGGCGGGGAGTTGGAGTTTTTTAAAAGGAGTGTTGGTGTCGACAATGCAGTTGAATTTATAGCTGAAAGCAATTTTGATTACGATAAGCTTGCAAGGCTTTTGGTTGTTGAGGATGTAAAAGAGCCTACACAAAAGGGATTTGATGAGGATGCTGCAGATGTTATCCTGTCAATTGCGGAGTCATTGAAAAATACAAATAAAGGCGTTTTGGTGCTTTTTACATCCTATGCAATGTTGAGCAGTATTTATAAAAGGGTTTATACTGAATTAAAGCAAAAGGGTTTTAATACGTTTAGGCAGGGAGAACTTGATAATTTTGAGCTTTTGATTAGATTTAAAAAAGGAAAAGGGTTTTTATTTGCTACGAGTAGTTTTTGGGAGGGTATAGACGTAAAGGGTGAGCAGTTGAGCGTTGTTGTTATGGTGAGATTACCGTTTGAGGTGCCAACAACTCCTATAGAAAAAACTAGATACGAACTTCTAAAAAAACAGGGATATAACGCATTTTTAGAATATGCCCTTCCAAAAGCTGTGCTTAAGTTTAAACAAGGGTTGGGTAGACTCATAAGGAAAGCCGATGATTATGGGGTTATGGTTGTGTTGGATAGTAGATTAATAAACAAATCCTACGGTCGTATATTTTTAAATAGCGTTTCTTATATAAAAAGTAAGAGGGTTAGAAAAAATGAGATTAAAGACTTTATCAGCGATTTTTTTGCTAATTTTGCTTTATAG
- a CDS encoding chloride channel protein, which produces MKGFFKLFVLPFFVGAIGGFSALFMRELIRYSSKLAVAIDFFNQDSRFYLVIIPILFIISAFTIKNFLNNPTNPTIDSVARSIVLKKGRLDYKKGIATVVLSAINIGFGVPVGREGPIAKLGGSLSSLFLKGMRFENFNVPLLVSCGVSSALAATFNAPIAAVIFGLEIILGRLSFNVIIPLTISSAVGVVISRYFLGNYPAFVVPQLSYNYKLLFLIPLFAFLFAVVVYVFEYVFESSVNFFTKLNLTFYSKALIGGLIVGVLLWLWPDAASLGYKQVSYLFSLKYSYADALMLSLVKMVALAITFASGMFGGIFAPSIFGGAFFGYALGGVIHNFFPFVNPLDVALIGTASISASISSAPFRSTLIVAELAQNYHMILPLMISSVMTVYFSHILQDKINFSRSAMQKGFDLMNEKYRNELIKVKVVNFIDPSIMSLKREQFIKDIVFELMNSSSSYFSVVEDDRLVGVLSFRDVRLVGEFENDKVKVKDIMTPNPNYLTLDSSGLDVFELLSHIDVDYIPIVENDESLRYMGMLDVNAFLKFVSFLYFKENLFRKEEVLKREGK; this is translated from the coding sequence ATGAAGGGCTTCTTTAAGCTTTTTGTTTTACCCTTCTTCGTTGGGGCTATAGGTGGGTTTTCTGCTCTCTTTATGAGGGAGCTTATAAGATATTCCTCTAAATTAGCTGTAGCAATTGATTTTTTCAATCAGGATAGCAGGTTTTATCTTGTGATTATCCCTATTTTATTTATCATTTCCGCATTTACTATAAAAAATTTTCTTAATAATCCAACTAATCCAACAATAGATTCGGTTGCACGTTCCATTGTCTTAAAGAAGGGTAGATTAGACTATAAAAAAGGTATAGCAACTGTGGTACTGTCTGCCATTAATATAGGATTTGGTGTGCCTGTTGGAAGGGAAGGTCCCATAGCCAAGCTCGGCGGTTCACTTTCATCACTGTTTTTAAAAGGTATGAGATTTGAAAATTTCAATGTACCTCTTCTTGTTAGTTGTGGTGTTTCATCAGCCTTAGCTGCCACATTTAACGCTCCTATAGCTGCCGTTATTTTTGGTTTAGAGATTATTCTTGGTAGATTGAGTTTTAATGTTATAATTCCGCTCACAATTTCTTCTGCTGTTGGTGTGGTTATATCGCGCTATTTTTTGGGAAACTATCCTGCATTTGTTGTGCCACAGCTTTCATACAATTATAAATTGCTATTTCTTATACCTTTATTTGCATTTCTTTTTGCAGTTGTGGTCTATGTGTTTGAATATGTTTTTGAGTCATCTGTTAACTTTTTTACCAAATTAAACCTTACTTTTTATTCAAAGGCATTAATTGGCGGTTTGATTGTTGGAGTCCTTTTATGGCTTTGGCCTGATGCAGCTTCATTGGGCTATAAACAAGTAAGCTATTTATTTTCTTTGAAGTATAGTTATGCCGATGCACTTATGTTGAGTTTGGTTAAGATGGTGGCTTTAGCCATTACGTTTGCAAGTGGAATGTTTGGTGGCATATTTGCGCCGTCTATCTTCGGTGGCGCGTTTTTTGGCTATGCTTTAGGAGGGGTAATACATAATTTTTTTCCGTTTGTTAATCCACTTGACGTTGCATTGATTGGCACGGCTTCTATATCCGCCAGCATATCTTCTGCTCCGTTTAGGTCCACTCTTATCGTAGCTGAGCTTGCGCAAAACTACCATATGATATTGCCTTTAATGATTTCGTCGGTCATGACGGTTTATTTCTCTCATATATTGCAGGATAAGATCAACTTTAGTCGCTCAGCCATGCAAAAAGGTTTTGATTTAATGAATGAGAAATACAGAAACGAGCTCATAAAGGTTAAAGTAGTAAACTTTATAGATCCTTCAATAATGAGCTTAAAAAGAGAGCAATTTATTAAGGATATCGTATTTGAACTTATGAATAGCAGTTCAAGCTATTTCTCTGTTGTAGAAGATGATAGGCTTGTAGGTGTTTTATCTTTTAGAGATGTTAGGCTTGTAGGGGAATTTGAAAATGATAAGGTGAAGGTTAAGGATATAATGACACCAAATCCGAACTACTTGACCTTGGACTCAAGCGGATTGGATGTATTTGAGCTTTTGTCACATATAGATGTCGATTATATACCTATAGTAGAAAATGATGAGAGTTTGAGGTATATGGGCATGCTGGATGTTAATGCATTTTTGAAATTTGTTTCTTTTCTGTATTTTAAAGAAAACCTCTTTAGAAAGGAAGAGGTCTTGAAAAGGGAAGGAAAATAG
- a CDS encoding AAA family ATPase: MGEGDCGSFDELVGQPHLFGRGKPLYLFYHSDDKPPSLVLFGPPGVGKTTYAKLLAKKHRLDFFYLNATDCPTKTLKDTLKKGSKEAPILVVIDEIHRFDKKQQDVLLPFLEDGSVVMVGTSTFNPYFRLTKALRSRCFVYEFKRLNESDLKRLAKRFIEIDEHLLDKLVLHASGDARKLINMIKILKQQNDIDGNSIESLFSLNLGYSNETERYDLVSAFIKSMRGSDVDAALYYLARLLEAGEDVEFIARRMCIFASEDIGLADSHAVVLANAVLQIVKEIGMPEARIPLAHCCVYLSKAKKSNSCYIAINKAVKDIKEGNIMDIPKHLQVKGRSLYLYPHNFKGGKVDQIYTQKPVKYFTSKENDLI, translated from the coding sequence ATGGGTGAGGGCGATTGTGGCAGTTTTGATGAGCTTGTAGGACAACCCCATCTATTTGGAAGGGGTAAGCCCCTTTATTTGTTCTATCATAGTGATGATAAGCCACCCTCGCTTGTTTTATTTGGACCTCCAGGTGTCGGAAAAACCACCTATGCTAAACTCTTGGCCAAAAAGCATAGGCTTGACTTTTTCTATCTAAATGCAACCGATTGTCCTACAAAAACACTCAAGGATACGCTAAAAAAAGGCTCAAAAGAAGCTCCAATTCTTGTGGTTATAGATGAGATACATAGATTTGATAAGAAACAGCAGGATGTTTTATTGCCTTTTTTGGAAGATGGAAGCGTTGTTATGGTAGGTACTTCCACATTTAATCCTTATTTTAGACTAACAAAGGCTTTACGCTCGAGGTGTTTTGTATATGAGTTTAAGCGGCTGAATGAGTCGGATTTAAAGAGACTTGCAAAAAGGTTTATAGAAATAGATGAACATTTGTTGGATAAGCTTGTTTTGCATGCCTCTGGTGATGCAAGAAAACTAATAAATATGATTAAGATCTTAAAACAGCAGAACGATATTGATGGGAATAGCATAGAATCCTTATTTAGTTTGAATTTGGGATATTCCAATGAGACCGAAAGATATGACCTTGTATCTGCGTTCATAAAAAGTATGCGAGGAAGTGATGTAGATGCCGCTTTGTATTATCTGGCAAGATTGCTAGAGGCAGGTGAAGATGTTGAGTTTATTGCAAGGCGCATGTGCATATTTGCCAGTGAGGATATAGGTTTAGCAGACAGCCATGCGGTGGTTTTGGCTAATGCTGTTTTGCAGATTGTAAAAGAGATAGGCATGCCTGAGGCCAGGATTCCACTTGCACATTGTTGTGTTTATTTAAGTAAAGCTAAAAAGTCAAACTCCTGTTACATTGCTATAAATAAGGCTGTAAAGGATATAAAAGAGGGAAATATAATGGATATTCCAAAACATTTACAGGTTAAAGGTAGAAGTCTTTATCTTTACCCCCATAATTTTAAGGGGGGTAAGGTTGACCAAATATACACACAAAAACCTGTAAAATATTTCACATCGAAGGAGAATGATTTAATTTGA
- the thiL gene encoding thiamine-phosphate kinase: MKVENIGEFGLIDRIKAFSNSKGHALGIGDDCAIIPQGEREILVSVDALVEGVHFFKNAEPFLLGRKSLAVNISDIAAMAGEPKWAFLSLSLKSGTELSWVDDFLKGFISMADEFGVELLGGDTTKAKETVIGVTIIGENPIGASVKRGTARAGDLVCVSGKIGCSYAGLKALELNLKGYQNFIEAHINPTPRVNEALSIREFATAMIDVSDGFIQDCNHICKQSGVGMKIWWDSIPFCDADFITKEQMLCGGEDYQIAACIDRRFKDKIEKNPYFTIVGEVVEGKEVVIVKDSDVIEIKKCGYEHF, from the coding sequence TTGAAAGTAGAAAATATAGGTGAGTTTGGTTTAATTGATAGAATAAAGGCGTTTTCTAACTCTAAAGGTCATGCTTTGGGTATAGGGGATGATTGCGCCATTATACCTCAAGGCGAAAGGGAAATCCTCGTTTCTGTGGATGCTCTTGTTGAAGGTGTTCATTTTTTTAAGAATGCGGAACCGTTTTTGTTGGGCAGAAAATCATTGGCTGTTAATATAAGTGATATAGCTGCCATGGCAGGTGAGCCTAAGTGGGCTTTTTTGAGTTTATCATTAAAAAGTGGCACAGAGTTAAGTTGGGTAGATGATTTTTTAAAGGGTTTTATAAGTATGGCAGATGAATTTGGAGTTGAACTTTTAGGGGGAGATACAACAAAAGCAAAAGAAACTGTAATTGGTGTAACCATAATAGGTGAGAATCCGATAGGTGCATCTGTGAAAAGAGGTACAGCCAGAGCTGGTGATTTGGTATGTGTGAGTGGGAAAATAGGCTGTTCGTATGCTGGTCTTAAGGCTTTAGAACTTAACCTTAAAGGCTACCAAAACTTTATAGAAGCACATATAAATCCGACACCGAGGGTTAATGAAGCCTTAAGTATTAGAGAATTTGCAACCGCAATGATAGATGTCAGTGATGGATTTATTCAAGACTGTAATCACATATGTAAACAGAGTGGGGTTGGCATGAAAATTTGGTGGGATAGTATACCTTTTTGTGATGCAGATTTTATAACAAAAGAACAGATGCTATGCGGTGGCGAGGATTATCAGATAGCTGCCTGCATAGATAGAAGGTTTAAAGACAAGATTGAAAAAAACCCATATTTTACGATAGTTGGTGAGGTTGTTGAAGGAAAAGAAGTTGTTATCGTTAAGGATAGTGACGTGATAGAAATTAAAAAGTGTGGTTATGAGCATTTTTAG
- a CDS encoding hemolysin family protein — MSVNLEGFLIVVSLIASAFFSSSETALTSLSPLKVSQIVQGGGKNAKYFSLWLNHPNKMLNTILIGNNVVNIFASVLAGDLAMKLSGSSQLAATTAIMTVLILFFGEITPKTFAKHNAERFAEVSIKILAFLYYLFYPFTYLINIFATGVIKVVGGEVGKEKPLITEEELEFMINVSEKEGILENQTREMMHNIIDIKEISVKEIMVPRTEMVCVDVESSIDTLLNLIEEYEYSRIPAYDGTLDNIVGIVYIKDLIKKAKEKDIHSISIKEVLRGAMFVPETKHIYDLFKEFQAKHIHVAIVIDEYGGVAGLVTMEDILEEIVGDIRDEYDEREEDEFVKLDSGVYIVDAGMDLDDFCEKLNINKESYMEEYETVAGLVYDLADRIPNEGDEFELEGKYKIKVLKISGKKIEKVEVRRIEK, encoded by the coding sequence ATGAGTGTAAATTTGGAAGGTTTTCTGATAGTTGTTTCTTTAATTGCCAGTGCGTTTTTCTCGTCTTCTGAGACTGCTTTGACATCTTTAAGCCCACTCAAAGTGTCTCAAATTGTTCAAGGAGGCGGTAAAAACGCGAAATACTTTTCTTTATGGTTAAACCATCCGAACAAAATGTTAAATACAATTCTTATTGGTAACAATGTAGTTAATATATTTGCTTCTGTTTTGGCAGGTGATTTGGCTATGAAATTATCCGGATCCTCTCAACTTGCCGCAACTACTGCAATTATGACTGTTTTAATACTATTTTTCGGTGAGATAACACCAAAAACCTTTGCAAAGCACAATGCGGAGAGATTTGCTGAAGTTTCTATAAAGATTTTGGCTTTTTTGTACTATCTGTTCTATCCATTTACATATCTTATCAATATATTTGCAACGGGTGTAATAAAGGTTGTAGGTGGTGAAGTGGGTAAAGAAAAGCCTTTGATAACTGAAGAAGAGCTTGAATTTATGATAAATGTTAGTGAGAAAGAGGGGATCCTGGAAAATCAAACACGCGAGATGATGCACAATATTATAGATATAAAGGAGATCTCAGTAAAAGAGATAATGGTTCCGAGAACTGAGATGGTTTGTGTGGATGTGGAGAGTTCTATAGATACGCTACTAAACTTGATTGAGGAGTATGAGTATTCGCGTATTCCTGCATATGATGGAACATTGGATAACATAGTGGGTATAGTTTACATTAAAGATTTAATTAAAAAGGCAAAAGAGAAGGATATCCACTCAATAAGTATTAAAGAGGTATTAAGGGGCGCTATGTTTGTGCCTGAAACCAAACACATATACGATTTGTTTAAGGAGTTTCAGGCCAAACATATACATGTTGCAATTGTGATTGATGAATATGGTGGTGTTGCAGGCCTTGTGACTATGGAGGATATATTAGAGGAAATTGTGGGAGATATAAGGGATGAGTATGATGAAAGGGAAGAGGATGAATTTGTAAAATTGGATAGCGGGGTATATATTGTTGATGCAGGAATGGATCTTGACGATTTCTGCGAAAAATTGAATATAAACAAGGAAAGCTACATGGAGGAGTATGAAACTGTAGCGGGGCTTGTTTATGATTTAGCTGACAGGATTCCCAATGAGGGTGATGAATTTGAGCTGGAAGGCAAGTACAAGATAAAGGTGTTAAAGATTAGTGGTAAAAAAATAGAAAAGGTAGAGGTGAGAAGAATTGAAAAATAA
- the rpe gene encoding ribulose-phosphate 3-epimerase, with amino-acid sequence MKNNKLIAPSLLSCDFTHLADEIMAVENAGCDMLHLDIMDGHFVPNMTFGPFIVSQIKRVSKVPLDVHLMIEAPDMWLERYVEAGADYLCVHQESVVHLNRVVNRITELGAKPAVALNPATPPQVLEYVLEFVDMVLVMSVNPGFGGQKYISNIIKKVEWLARFREENGLNFLIEVDGGINRTNIGMLSKKGVDVFVAGSAIFSSDDYKKTIEEFRELL; translated from the coding sequence TTGAAAAATAATAAACTTATAGCACCATCGCTTTTATCGTGCGATTTTACACATTTAGCTGATGAAATTATGGCTGTTGAGAATGCCGGATGCGATATGCTGCATTTAGATATAATGGATGGCCATTTTGTTCCCAATATGACCTTCGGGCCGTTTATTGTTTCTCAAATTAAAAGGGTGTCTAAAGTTCCTCTGGATGTACATCTGATGATAGAGGCACCGGATATGTGGCTTGAAAGATATGTTGAGGCGGGTGCTGATTATCTGTGCGTGCATCAGGAATCTGTGGTGCATTTGAATAGGGTTGTAAATAGAATTACTGAACTTGGAGCAAAACCTGCTGTGGCATTGAATCCAGCTACGCCCCCTCAGGTGCTTGAGTATGTGCTTGAGTTTGTGGATATGGTGCTTGTTATGAGCGTTAACCCCGGTTTTGGTGGTCAGAAATACATATCAAACATAATAAAGAAAGTGGAATGGCTAGCCAGATTTAGAGAGGAGAACGGACTTAATTTTCTCATTGAGGTTGATGGTGGCATAAACAGGACGAATATTGGCATGCTTTCAAAAAAGGGTGTTGATGTGTTTGTGGCTGGTAGTGCTATATTTTCAAGCGATGATTACAAAAAAACGATAGAAGAGTTTAGGGAGCTTTTATGA
- a CDS encoding glycosyltransferase family 2 protein encodes MISVVVPVYNEKENVGLLYEKIKDVMIKNGYDHEIIFVDDGSNDGTFEELKKITDKDKQFKVIRFRRNFGQTAAMAAGFDYAHGEIIVSMDGDLQNDPEDIPKLIEKLDKGYDVVSGWRKNRQDEPKRVFLSKVANKLISKITKVELHDYGCSLKAYRSCVAKNLHMYGEMHRFIPALANIYGASITEVEVNHHPRKFGRSKYNLSRTFRVIVDLILVYFMQKFMTRPIHFFGIAGFFMFFLGFLIDGYLAVQKIFFGVSLSNRPLLLLGVLLILTGINLVGIGIISEILTRIYYESQNKKIYNIRTILNDDNEKSA; translated from the coding sequence ATGATAAGTGTTGTTGTACCTGTTTATAACGAAAAGGAAAATGTAGGGCTTTTGTATGAAAAAATAAAGGATGTAATGATAAAAAACGGTTATGATCATGAGATAATTTTTGTGGATGATGGCTCAAATGATGGAACATTTGAGGAACTTAAAAAGATAACTGATAAAGATAAACAGTTTAAGGTTATACGTTTCAGAAGAAATTTTGGCCAGACAGCTGCAATGGCTGCTGGATTTGATTACGCTCATGGCGAGATTATTGTAAGTATGGATGGGGATCTTCAAAACGATCCGGAGGATATACCAAAACTTATAGAAAAGCTTGATAAGGGTTATGATGTTGTAAGCGGTTGGAGAAAGAATAGACAGGATGAGCCTAAAAGGGTTTTTCTTTCAAAAGTTGCTAACAAACTCATAAGTAAGATAACAAAGGTAGAGCTTCATGATTACGGGTGCTCTTTGAAAGCCTACAGATCTTGTGTTGCCAAAAATTTGCATATGTACGGGGAGATGCACAGGTTTATTCCGGCTTTAGCAAATATCTACGGTGCAAGCATAACTGAGGTTGAGGTTAATCATCACCCCAGAAAGTTTGGCAGAAGTAAATATAACCTCTCTCGGACCTTCAGAGTCATTGTTGATTTAATACTGGTTTATTTTATGCAGAAATTTATGACACGCCCTATACATTTTTTCGGAATTGCCGGTTTTTTCATGTTCTTTTTGGGTTTTCTAATAGATGGATATTTGGCTGTTCAAAAGATATTCTTTGGTGTTTCTTTAAGTAATAGGCCTTTACTGCTTTTGGGCGTTTTACTCATATTGACAGGTATAAATCTGGTAGGCATAGGGATAATAAGCGAAATATTGACTCGAATATACTACGAAAGCCAAAACAAAAAGATATATAACATAAGAACAATTCTGAATGACGATAACGAAAAATCCGCTTAA
- a CDS encoding TrkH family potassium uptake protein: MTITKNPLKAIVLGFFAVIVLGCVLLLLPFSSKNGTSLVDALFTSTSAVCVTGLITLPMSHFTLFGQIVILALIQVGGFGYMSMTSFVMIAFKRKLTYKDKLLLKEALNYPEMHSITSFFKRIMFFGIFCELVGAIILMFAFAPKMGLEKGLYYAVFHSISAFNNAGFSLFADSLVGYKYNVVVNFTIMSLIVLGGIGFIVIDELFLYKKGKISYLSLHTKAVLSFTAALIIGGALLIFLLERNGILAHHSFLKDALVSFFQSITTRTAGFNTIDLSYMHNSTIFLFVILMFIGASPGGTGGGIKTTTAFVVLKAIYSYIRGEKDVNAFKRRVSDEVVYKSFVVLSLSFIVVSLSSFILSDIENVNFLKVLFESVSAISTVGLSIGNTNVSLSGSFDDLGKLIIIVLMFVGRVGLFSFSVALFRRKSTKHYRLAEGRIFV; the protein is encoded by the coding sequence ATGACGATAACGAAAAATCCGCTTAAGGCTATAGTTTTAGGTTTTTTTGCTGTTATAGTATTGGGGTGCGTGCTTCTTTTACTTCCGTTTTCCTCAAAAAACGGTACATCTTTGGTTGATGCACTGTTTACTTCAACTTCGGCGGTATGTGTGACAGGTCTTATAACACTGCCTATGAGTCATTTTACCCTTTTTGGCCAAATTGTGATCTTGGCACTTATTCAAGTTGGTGGTTTTGGATATATGAGTATGACTTCCTTTGTCATGATAGCCTTTAAAAGGAAGCTCACTTATAAGGATAAACTTTTGTTAAAAGAGGCGTTAAATTATCCAGAGATGCATTCAATAACTTCTTTTTTTAAGAGGATAATGTTTTTTGGTATTTTTTGTGAGCTTGTTGGGGCTATTATCTTAATGTTTGCTTTTGCGCCTAAAATGGGGCTTGAAAAGGGGCTTTATTATGCCGTTTTTCATTCAATAAGCGCCTTCAATAATGCCGGTTTTTCTCTTTTTGCCGACTCGTTGGTGGGTTATAAATACAATGTAGTGGTTAATTTTACTATCATGTCTTTGATTGTTTTGGGTGGTATTGGGTTTATCGTGATTGATGAACTGTTTCTGTATAAAAAGGGCAAGATAAGCTATTTGTCCTTGCATACAAAGGCTGTCTTGAGTTTTACTGCAGCTTTGATAATAGGTGGTGCATTATTGATATTTTTGCTTGAAAGAAATGGTATATTAGCACACCACAGTTTTTTAAAAGATGCGCTTGTTAGTTTCTTTCAGAGTATAACCACAAGAACTGCAGGTTTTAATACTATAGATTTAAGTTATATGCACAACTCTACCATCTTTCTGTTTGTTATTCTGATGTTTATTGGTGCATCACCAGGCGGTACAGGTGGCGGAATTAAAACAACTACGGCATTTGTGGTTTTGAAGGCTATCTATTCATATATCAGGGGAGAGAAAGACGTGAATGCCTTCAAAAGAAGAGTTTCGGATGAGGTGGTGTATAAGTCGTTTGTTGTATTATCACTTTCATTTATAGTTGTTTCTCTTTCGTCTTTTATTCTTAGCGATATAGAAAATGTGAATTTCTTAAAGGTTTTGTTTGAATCGGTTTCGGCTATCTCTACGGTTGGGTTGTCCATAGGCAATACCAATGTAAGCTTATCCGGCTCTTTTGATGATTTGGGTAAATTGATTATAATTGTGTTGATGTTTGTAGGAAGGGTGGGGTTGTTTAGTTTTTCTGTTGCCCTCTTTAGAAGAAAGTCAACCAAACACTACAGGTTGGCAGAGGGGAGAATTTTTGTATGA
- a CDS encoding potassium channel family protein: MSELFCIIGLGRFGRSVAERLYELGKELICIDNDEEKVKDMAQKIDNVYQADCTDEVALKQIGVNNATTVVVSVGNNIETSVLAVAILHGFGIEDIYAKATSPLHGRVLAKVGARRVIFPEKEKGVDLANHLAGLDVIEALDSTGRYLLAKIKAPEMFFNKSIIELDVRKKFGLNIIGIEREKRVNINPLPNDIILKNDILIVVAKKEDIERLKE; this comes from the coding sequence ATGAGTGAGTTGTTTTGTATTATAGGTTTAGGTAGATTTGGTCGAAGTGTAGCAGAAAGGCTTTACGAACTAGGGAAAGAGCTTATATGCATAGATAACGATGAGGAAAAAGTAAAAGATATGGCTCAAAAGATAGATAATGTTTATCAGGCAGATTGTACGGATGAGGTAGCTCTAAAGCAGATAGGCGTAAATAATGCAACTACGGTTGTTGTTTCCGTTGGCAATAACATAGAGACAAGCGTTCTGGCCGTTGCTATATTGCACGGTTTTGGTATTGAGGATATATATGCAAAGGCCACAAGCCCTCTGCACGGTAGGGTTTTGGCAAAGGTGGGTGCCAGAAGGGTTATATTTCCGGAGAAGGAAAAAGGAGTTGATTTGGCGAACCACTTAGCTGGCCTTGATGTGATTGAGGCTTTGGATTCAACGGGCAGATATTTATTAGCAAAGATAAAAGCTCCAGAGATGTTTTTTAACAAAAGCATCATAGAGCTTGATGTTAGAAAAAAATTTGGTCTAAATATAATAGGTATAGAGAGGGAGAAGCGGGTTAACATAAACCCCTTACCAAACGATATAATACTAAAAAACGATATATTGATCGTTGTTGCTAAAAAAGAAGATATAGAGAGGTTGAAGGAATAA